The Pseudomonas sp. IB20 region ACTCCACTCGGCTCTTGATCGGCGCCTTGACCGCCCAACGCCCGGCCCCTTTCGGGTCGAAGAAACGTTGCAGGCGTTCCGGTGACAAACCACGGCCCAGGGCCAGGCTGTCGTACTCGCCGGTCTTGCAGTTGGTGAGCATAGAGCCCGACAAGTCAGTGGCGACAATTTGCGCCCCAGCCTTCAGCTGGCCCATGTTGGTGCGCTCGAACTCGTCGATGGACATCGAGATCGAGTACGGTTCCTGCCCTGAGGAACAGGCGGCCGACCAAATGCGCAGGCGCTGGCCCGGGCTGGCCTTGATGGCTTCCGGCAGCACTTTGTTCTTGAGCACTTCGAAGGGGTAGGTGTCGCGAAACCACAGGGTTTCGTTGGTGGTCATGGCATCCACCACCATTTCCTTTAGCCCGCTGCGCGGCTGGCC contains the following coding sequences:
- the cheR gene encoding protein-glutamate O-methyltransferase CheR, encoding MSTGNLDFEQFRVFLEKACGILLGENKQYLVSSRLNKLMEQQGIKSLGELVQRIQGQPRSGLKEMVVDAMTTNETLWFRDTYPFEVLKNKVLPEAIKASPGQRLRIWSAACSSGQEPYSISMSIDEFERTNMGQLKAGAQIVATDLSGSMLTNCKTGEYDSLALGRGLSPERLQRFFDPKGAGRWAVKAPIKSRVEFRSFNLLDSYASLGKFDMVFCRNVLIYFSAEVKKDILLRIHGTLKRGGYLFLGASEALNGLPDHYQMVQCSPGIIYQAK